TTATCCTCAGAAAGATAACGGGTGCTTGTTTccaaaaaactgtttcagcggggtgggggtgggggtgggggggtaaaaatGTACTGTCAAGGCTGCTCTTGCCTTTTTGACCCACATATCTTCTTATGTACCGAATCACCAAAGCCCCTCCTCTTGACCTTATCCATGAAACTGCCTAGTAACctgtttgccccccccacccccaccgccCCCTACTACCTATTCCTGTCCCCATTTCTGTGTTGATAATCCTCAGAAGACGAAAGTGAATAATACAGTAATACGCCTGCTGTGACCCACCTTCACGTCAAACCCACTTATCCTGAAGTCTAACTTAGTGTGAAGGAGTCCCACCTCAGCAGCCTCCACCTTCATGTTTAAGGTCAATGACAACCTCTTTGAAACCCAAAACATCACATCACCTCTCAACTTTTAAaggattttcttcctcttttttcttatATCACTTACTCTTTGACTTCCTTTGAGCTGAAGTCCAGGTAGCGGTTGCTAACCCACTGAATCTCAAACCAATCTCTGTAGTTGTCATTCCCGCAGCAACGAAACTCCATCTGCATCAGGTCCAGGGTCCTCTTCATGTAGCAGCGTCCCGGCGTGTCCGTGTCCTTGTAGAACCTCATGCCGTTCCTCAGCCCCTCGGCCAGCGTGAACTGCAGAGGGATCCTCATCACAAAACACAGCAGGGCTGTCAGGAGCAGCAGGGCGTTGAAGCCTACGCAGAACACCAAGAAGGCCTTCAACATGGGCTTCCACTTTGCAAACTTGACGGGGTCCAGTGAGTCGTAGCAAACTTTGCCACCAAAGGCATTGATGCCACAGGCTATTAGACCCATGAATATGAGCAGGTTGGGCAAAAGGTGGCTCTCGTTGTTGTCCATAAGTTCTGAGCGCTTTCGCAGCTCGATCTTGAAGAACAGGCCCATGCTGAACACCAGAACGCCGGCCATTACAGCAAACCAGTACATGAACCAGACCGTCTGGGCGAGCTTCACTCGCTTTTTCAGATCAAACTTGACCAACATTAAAGCCATGGTTCAACCTGAGAAGTGTCCTTGCCTGTTGAAAAATGAGGAAAGTCAAATGGTGGTGAAGATCACCAAGATTTCCAGAGTTTATCCCCTCTCGGCTTACAGAAAATGCTGCTGTCCAAGtttccccttctctctgtttACAGGGTCTCCTGAGGCCGGTCCAACAGGGGAGAAGAATCAGCTCAGCCGGTAATCCATCCCACGGCAACAGAGTCCAGATGAAGAACCCTGGAGGACCCCGGAGGAGCGCAGGAGTGTTATTTCTCCAAAGTTATCTCCTCTCCCATTGTGACTGAATCTTCAGATTtaaaacagctgtgtttttgtttttttttttgttaacaccTTTCGctgcttttccttcctttaaCACTCAGGTGAGGCTAATCGTGATGTTCTGTTCTCTCTGAGAGGTGGAGGATTGCCGAGGATCCTCATGATTAAACTCAAAGTTGCAGTACGTCATGCTAAGCCTCTGTAAGCAGCCTGATCCAATTTACAGAAATCCGTCCGCACAAGATGAGCCTGATTGTAAGCCGCTGCCAGGGGCCATAATTGGTTTGAAGTTTCACGTGGTCACGGTCGCCTTGATCACACACCGGGAGCTGTAATGACATCAGTTAAGGGCTGCAAAGGCCATGGACATGAAAGTGGAGCTAATAACAGCACATATTCACAGGCAGGGGGCTTCAAGTTCAGCACAAACCGGATGTCTTCACGGTGGAGCAAATTGACTGACTTAACAAAACCCCAGTAACccattcacagaaacaaaagagctTTGGGGCTCACACTCCTTTTTGTTATGGCTTTAATTCAACCATATCTGCACAAGAAcgttcaaaatgaatgaataaaacatgcaatCGCACGTAAAGGCCACCGTGCGGGATAAGAAATGACTGGAGTGATTTACTTTTTCCAAGTAATTAACTCATTACCATTTTCTATCCCTACAGTTCTAATCAGTGTCAGCACAAACATGGTCCTGAATGGGCTCCATTCTGGATCCTTCCGACGCCGTGACCAGACATGAGAGCTGCAACAGTCCTGTCATTGTCTCTTTcattgcttcttcttcttctgatcCACCAGTATTCTGcatttcttatctttttttcaaaaaaggCAATTTTTCATAACAATGTCCAGGTGCAGATTTAATAAATAGGTTCCAACAGATATGATACAAGCATCTTTTTATCAGCTGTTAAATTGCACATTGGAAAACTGGAAACATCTATCAGTAAGTTTGATTGGTGTTCTAAAGAAATAAAGCGTTAGAGAGTTCAGTTTTCTCCATTCTCCGTCTCATCAGATGAGGCAGCCCCAAAGTCATTCAGCCTCATAAATCAGGCGAACCTTTAATTCAAATTTAGCAGTGCAGCTTCAAGCCTTCTCCTGTTGAGTGTTCTCAAATAAAGTTGTCTTAAAAACATGCAGGATGACAgatgttattttttaaaaggctGATGT
Above is a genomic segment from Echeneis naucrates chromosome 19, fEcheNa1.1, whole genome shotgun sequence containing:
- the prph2a gene encoding peripherin-2a, which translates into the protein MALMLVKFDLKKRVKLAQTVWFMYWFAVMAGVLVFSMGLFFKIELRKRSELMDNNESHLLPNLLIFMGLIACGINAFGGKVCYDSLDPVKFAKWKPMLKAFLVFCVGFNALLLLTALLCFVMRIPLQFTLAEGLRNGMRFYKDTDTPGRCYMKRTLDLMQMEFRCCGNDNYRDWFEIQWVSNRYLDFSSKEVKDRIGSNVDSQYLMDGVPFSCCNPSSPRPCIQQQMTNNSAHYSYDHYTEELNVWKRGCRDALLSYYGGMMNTIGALVVLITMLEVAVTIGLQYVDTSLSTLANPDDPESESEGWILEKTVKETFTDIMDKMKAMGKGTKVEEGGEAAVETVS